A stretch of Gambusia affinis linkage group LG10, SWU_Gaff_1.0, whole genome shotgun sequence DNA encodes these proteins:
- the pole4 gene encoding DNA polymerase epsilon subunit 4 yields MAATVEAPFPAEQDSARSGTEEENRGAEVEEKSQQQQTGSSGPAVPHSRLSKLPLARIKALMKTDPDVSLASQESVFIIAKATELFVEMIAKDALVYAQQGKRKTLQRKDLDNAIEAIDEFAFLEGTLD; encoded by the exons ATGGCAGCTACTGTAGAAGCGCCTTTCCCAGCGGAGCAGGACTCTGCGCGTAGCGGGACTGAAGAGGAGAACCGCGGGGcggaggtggaggagaagagccagcagcagcagacaggcTCCTCCGGGCCCGCCGTGCCTCACAGCCGCCTGTCCAAACTCCCGCTGGCCCGCATCAAAGCTCTGATGAAGACCGACCCAGACGTGTCCCTCGCCAGCCAAGAGTCCGTGTTCATCATCGCTAAAGCCACG GAATTGTTTGTTGAGATGATTGCCAAAGATGCTCTTGTGTACGCCCAGcaaggaaagaggaaaacattacaaagaaaAGACTTGG ACAATGCTATCGAGGCCATAGATGAGTTTGCTTTCCTAGAAG gtacGCTAGATTAA